Proteins encoded by one window of Bacillus sp. DTU_2020_1000418_1_SI_GHA_SEK_038:
- a CDS encoding DUF58 domain-containing protein, giving the protein MNNQHALISKLQKKRLMVKTKKRGFHKGTRQSSKFGSSLEFSDFRAYQPGDDVRQIDWNVYGRTQKHYIKRYLDEQELSIAIYLDATSSMRKINKKWELAKYIGAALSFIVLNSEDRLFFTSVSSMGVQPVKRKGAVYSRRTFLEILQLDEAERTGDFIKNLNQSIVKKQQLSIIITDGLEPLNEIENLLKKLAAYKQEVWFIQVLSAEEISPQFSGDMKLIDVETDSIVNVSMSPSILAEYEKRILEHNRNLKAICRKFGGQYLLASDNRDIQSILFHDFSGKGLIN; this is encoded by the coding sequence ATGAACAATCAGCATGCACTAATTAGTAAATTGCAGAAAAAGAGATTAATGGTTAAGACGAAAAAGAGAGGTTTCCATAAAGGCACAAGGCAATCTAGTAAGTTCGGTTCCTCGTTAGAATTTTCGGATTTTAGAGCATATCAGCCTGGTGACGATGTACGGCAAATTGATTGGAATGTCTATGGAAGAACACAAAAGCATTATATTAAAAGATATCTAGACGAACAGGAACTGTCCATTGCCATCTATCTTGATGCAACCTCTTCAATGAGGAAAATAAATAAAAAGTGGGAATTAGCCAAGTATATAGGAGCAGCACTAAGTTTTATTGTGTTAAATAGTGAAGACAGACTGTTTTTCACTTCAGTTTCATCTATGGGTGTCCAACCTGTTAAGAGAAAGGGGGCAGTCTATAGCAGGAGGACGTTTTTAGAAATACTCCAGCTGGATGAAGCTGAAAGAACCGGAGATTTTATTAAAAACTTGAATCAATCAATTGTAAAGAAGCAGCAGCTTTCAATCATTATTACGGACGGTTTAGAGCCTTTAAATGAAATTGAAAATTTACTAAAAAAACTAGCAGCCTATAAGCAAGAAGTCTGGTTTATACAAGTACTCAGTGCTGAAGAAATATCTCCTCAGTTTTCAGGAGACATGAAATTAATTGATGTTGAAACAGATTCAATCGTGAATGTCAGCATGAGTCCGTCCATACTAGCGGAATACGAAAAACGAATACTAGAGCATAATCGGAATTTAAAAGCTATATGCCGAAAATTTGGTGGGCAGTATTTACTGGCAAGTGATAACCGGGATATTCAATCAATACTATTTCATGATTTTTCCGGGAAAGGGTTAATCAACTGA
- a CDS encoding BatA and WFA domain-containing protein, with amino-acid sequence MQFLNPWFFLLSIFIAAVILFYFFRKQYVEKSVSSNFLWEQVLNEWQASPWLKKLQQNLLFWLQLLALLLLMFSLVRPFWFENVIKGEHIIMIIDSSATMSAKFENSSRFEIAKQEMLNLVEKLEGQEVTLIKAGKKPEILLSHEREVAVIKKLVNSLQLSYEHEQMDKAMNLAASLSTEKDTSIHIFSDGVIESNVEEAMKDQYVVVHNVGEDVNNASLISFGVAPVDGHITGVALIENQTPEKIEIDFRIKSEGSELFEQQVTIEGEQRYVVQIPSLPEKPYYEAMIFSHDGYAADNYLTSIYTESNPKVYTVGEVNSFAIKGFQTIGAELLQTSTGSADFVQGILLTEGTEFPKLLEQPSIFFNTNNDKIRLSDPLAGNDDRLLQYVDYGKIYIESVSEELEGDWETILRSGTLPLIQKGQVNGHPIIIVNFSLADSDWPLQPSFPIFLYNAYDWLSKQTDFLGYFGPGEEKWLNIGQGNHRIEIFNNEDKNLYSLDLTQESFKAPIEPGTYQAVAGDKIYHFSVLLDEREKHPKVEAAFHFNEQKAQENGKRGNPNDKLWFWLALLAFGFIVLEWEVYRRGHRI; translated from the coding sequence ATGCAATTTTTAAATCCGTGGTTTTTCCTATTAAGTATTTTTATAGCTGCGGTCATATTATTTTATTTTTTCCGGAAGCAATATGTGGAGAAATCTGTTTCCTCTAATTTTCTCTGGGAACAAGTGTTAAATGAATGGCAAGCATCTCCCTGGCTTAAGAAGCTGCAGCAAAACCTTTTATTTTGGCTCCAGCTATTAGCCCTTTTATTATTAATGTTTTCTCTTGTTCGTCCATTTTGGTTTGAAAATGTAATAAAGGGTGAACACATCATAATGATTATTGATTCTTCAGCCACTATGTCAGCTAAATTTGAAAATAGCAGCCGCTTTGAAATTGCAAAGCAGGAAATGCTTAATTTAGTAGAAAAGCTTGAAGGCCAGGAGGTCACTTTGATAAAAGCGGGGAAAAAGCCGGAAATCCTTTTAAGCCATGAAAGGGAAGTTGCAGTAATTAAAAAGCTAGTCAATAGCTTGCAGCTTAGCTATGAGCATGAGCAGATGGATAAAGCAATGAACCTAGCAGCCTCGCTATCTACTGAAAAGGATACGTCCATACATATTTTTTCAGATGGAGTTATAGAATCAAATGTTGAAGAAGCCATGAAAGATCAATATGTTGTCGTTCATAATGTCGGTGAAGACGTCAACAATGCCTCACTCATTTCTTTTGGGGTTGCGCCTGTTGATGGACATATTACCGGTGTTGCTTTAATTGAAAATCAAACACCTGAAAAAATTGAAATTGATTTTAGAATAAAAAGTGAAGGATCTGAGCTTTTCGAACAGCAGGTTACTATTGAAGGGGAGCAGCGATATGTTGTACAGATTCCTTCCCTTCCTGAAAAACCTTATTACGAAGCAATGATCTTCAGTCATGATGGATATGCAGCCGATAATTATTTGACCTCGATTTATACAGAAAGCAATCCTAAGGTGTATACGGTAGGAGAGGTAAATTCGTTTGCAATAAAAGGTTTCCAAACAATTGGAGCCGAGCTGCTGCAAACAAGTACAGGTAGTGCTGATTTTGTACAAGGAATCCTTTTGACCGAAGGCACTGAGTTTCCAAAATTACTCGAACAACCGTCGATTTTTTTTAATACAAACAATGACAAAATAAGGTTGTCTGATCCATTGGCAGGGAACGATGATCGGCTGCTACAATACGTAGATTATGGAAAGATATATATTGAATCTGTGTCGGAGGAATTGGAAGGTGATTGGGAAACGATTTTAAGGAGCGGCACTCTTCCTTTAATCCAAAAGGGACAAGTAAATGGCCACCCCATCATTATTGTAAACTTTTCATTAGCTGATTCTGATTGGCCCCTTCAGCCAAGCTTTCCTATTTTTTTATATAATGCTTATGATTGGCTTTCCAAACAGACTGACTTTCTAGGTTACTTTGGCCCAGGTGAGGAAAAATGGCTGAACATAGGTCAAGGAAATCACAGAATCGAAATTTTTAATAATGAAGATAAGAATTTATATTCTTTAGATTTAACACAGGAGAGCTTTAAAGCTCCTATTGAACCAGGCACCTATCAAGCTGTGGCAGGAGATAAAATCTATCACTTTTCCGTCCTGCTTGATGAGAGGGAGAAACATCCAAAAGTGGAAGCAGCATTTCATTTCAATGAGCAGAAAGCTCAAGAAAACGGAAAAAGAGGAAATCCGAATGATAAGCTGTGGTTTTGGCTTGCCTTGTTAGCTTTTGGTTTTATTGTTTTAGAATGGGAGGTATACAGGCGTGGGCATAGAATTTAA
- a CDS encoding VWA domain-containing protein produces the protein MGIEFKYPILFLLLIPAVLTVFLFLRQRKQIYSMEAYWIASIRLVIFALLIFALTVPQILLPAKGETVVFLADRSASVSQSHQQLLEWIEKSVMHKQTDDSFAVVTFGENVSLEQNTGIKKNPLSQFNTEIHDGETNMEAGLHFAASLIPHNSSGRIVLLSDGNETIGNSGEAANLLKNRNIELDYVLLKNHVGEDMSLSEINVPPSLYKGEEALVSFIIDSNADKNAVIRLSVNNQEILKEIVHVKEGKNVYTFTHKADTSGLTVYKGEIAAENDTFIENNMMHSVANVKGTPKILIVQGKEGGNLGAILGNSDLEVETISPEMLPTSLSSYLQYQSIIFNNVPATVITERQMNMIEKAVKEFGTGFVMAGGEESFGLGGYFKTPIEKLLPVDMDLKGKQEMPSLGLMIVMDRSGSMAGSKLELAKEAAARSVELLREEDTLGFIAFDDRPWVIVETKPLKDKEKAADQIRSVTPGGGTEIYSSLELAFQELEDLKLQRKHIILLTDGQAPGGDYEGLIERGKEKNITLSTVALGSDADRGLLEDLANMGSGRFYDVTDSSVIPSILSRETVMATRTYIEDNPFFPSIQPYPDWSTLFKDGVPKMNAYIATTPKSRAQVPVLSVKEDPILAEWQYGMGHTIAFTSDFSGKWSGDWARWETWPIFINQLVTKTLPQYESEPYRIQYSKEDGNPILTLESAANQSLPIEASLVSESGEILNTNTKLVAPGKYELSMPNSSGMFFISVKQTNRDGSIHTYQTGFTVPYSDEYLINGPNEAQLNELAKKTGGKALLTEKETFRPLLSKKHEQQPISQWLILGAFLLFFIEIAIRRFGIVTTISHKRKTRLEKRGSILDSKKNTKQITINREEPIDHKELKIREDTVRNPQTNNKMTQVRTKMVQKEAGVSAEERADRMKRLLEAKKRKN, from the coding sequence GTGGGCATAGAATTTAAATATCCCATTCTATTTTTGCTGTTAATTCCGGCAGTTTTGACAGTTTTTCTATTCTTAAGACAGAGGAAGCAAATTTATTCTATGGAAGCCTACTGGATAGCAAGTATTAGGCTGGTCATATTTGCTTTATTAATTTTTGCCTTGACGGTTCCGCAAATATTGCTTCCAGCAAAGGGCGAAACAGTTGTTTTTCTAGCTGACCGTTCTGCAAGTGTCAGCCAATCCCATCAGCAGCTTCTTGAATGGATCGAGAAGAGTGTCATGCACAAACAAACGGATGATTCTTTCGCTGTAGTCACTTTTGGTGAAAATGTTTCACTTGAACAAAATACAGGAATCAAGAAAAATCCGCTCTCGCAATTTAATACCGAGATCCATGATGGTGAAACAAATATGGAAGCAGGATTACATTTTGCAGCCTCATTAATTCCCCATAACTCTAGCGGCAGAATTGTACTGCTATCGGATGGAAATGAAACTATAGGGAACAGCGGGGAGGCTGCTAATCTTCTTAAAAATCGCAATATTGAACTTGATTATGTCCTGTTGAAAAATCATGTTGGGGAAGATATGTCATTATCTGAGATAAATGTTCCTCCATCACTGTATAAAGGTGAGGAGGCACTCGTTTCCTTTATAATTGATAGCAATGCTGATAAAAATGCCGTCATTCGGCTCTCAGTGAATAATCAAGAAATTCTCAAAGAGATCGTTCATGTGAAGGAAGGAAAGAATGTCTATACTTTTACTCACAAAGCTGATACATCGGGGCTTACAGTATATAAGGGTGAGATTGCTGCCGAAAATGATACTTTTATAGAAAATAATATGATGCATTCTGTTGCGAACGTTAAAGGGACACCAAAGATTCTTATAGTTCAAGGCAAAGAGGGAGGCAATTTAGGAGCAATTTTGGGTAATTCCGATTTAGAGGTTGAGACTATTTCGCCGGAAATGCTCCCAACCTCACTATCAAGCTATCTTCAGTACCAATCTATCATTTTCAATAATGTACCGGCAACTGTCATTACAGAGAGACAGATGAATATGATTGAGAAAGCGGTAAAGGAATTTGGTACTGGCTTCGTGATGGCAGGAGGAGAAGAAAGCTTCGGTTTGGGAGGATATTTTAAAACTCCAATTGAAAAGCTTTTGCCTGTAGATATGGATCTTAAAGGGAAACAAGAGATGCCTTCTCTAGGACTGATGATTGTGATGGATCGATCTGGAAGTATGGCAGGATCAAAGCTCGAGTTGGCTAAAGAAGCTGCGGCAAGATCTGTTGAATTATTGCGGGAAGAGGATACACTTGGGTTTATTGCTTTTGATGATCGTCCGTGGGTTATTGTGGAAACAAAGCCTTTAAAGGATAAGGAAAAAGCGGCTGATCAAATCCGGTCGGTTACACCAGGCGGAGGAACGGAAATTTATTCTTCTTTGGAGCTCGCATTTCAGGAGTTAGAAGACCTAAAGCTGCAGCGAAAGCATATTATCCTATTGACGGATGGTCAAGCACCCGGCGGAGACTATGAGGGATTAATTGAGAGAGGAAAGGAAAAAAATATTACTCTGTCAACAGTTGCGTTAGGAAGCGATGCTGACCGAGGTCTGCTAGAGGATTTAGCCAATATGGGATCAGGCCGATTTTATGATGTGACAGATTCTTCGGTGATACCAAGCATTCTCTCGCGTGAAACGGTAATGGCAACGAGAACTTATATTGAGGACAATCCTTTTTTTCCTAGTATTCAGCCTTACCCTGACTGGTCAACACTATTCAAAGATGGGGTTCCGAAAATGAACGCATACATTGCGACAACACCAAAGAGCCGTGCACAGGTGCCTGTTTTGAGTGTAAAGGAAGATCCGATTCTTGCAGAATGGCAATATGGTATGGGGCACACGATTGCCTTTACATCTGATTTTTCAGGAAAATGGTCAGGGGATTGGGCTCGATGGGAAACGTGGCCGATATTTATTAATCAGCTTGTGACAAAGACGCTTCCTCAGTATGAGAGCGAGCCTTACCGAATTCAATACTCAAAGGAAGATGGGAATCCAATTCTAACTTTAGAATCAGCAGCAAACCAGTCTTTACCAATTGAAGCTTCTCTCGTCTCGGAGAGCGGGGAGATCCTTAACACGAATACGAAGCTTGTGGCACCAGGCAAATATGAGCTTTCTATGCCAAATTCATCAGGCATGTTTTTTATAAGTGTCAAGCAAACAAATAGAGACGGATCAATTCATACTTATCAAACGGGATTCACTGTCCCATATTCAGATGAGTATTTAATCAATGGTCCAAATGAAGCCCAGCTTAATGAATTGGCCAAAAAGACCGGAGGAAAAGCATTATTGACCGAAAAAGAAACTTTTAGGCCTCTACTTTCGAAAAAACATGAGCAGCAGCCAATAAGTCAATGGCTAATTCTAGGTGCCTTTTTACTATTCTTTATCGAGATTGCAATCCGCCGATTCGGGATAGTTACAACAATCAGTCACAAGAGGAAAACGAGATTGGAAAAACGGGGAAGCATCTTAGATAGTAAAAAAAACACGAAACAGATTACTATTAATAGAGAGGAACCTATTGATCATAAAGAATTAAAGATTAGAGAAGATACGGTTAGGAACCCTCAAACAAATAACAAAATGACACAAGTTAGGACGAAGATGGTACAAAAAGAGGCTGGTGTGTCAGCAGAAGAACGTGCTGATAGAATGAAAAGACTGCTTGAAGCAAAAAAACGGAAGAATTAA
- a CDS encoding putative DNA-binding protein, translating to MLEKTTRMNYLYDFYQSLLTPKQRSYMSLYYLDDFSLGEIAEEYDVSRQAVYDNIKRTEAMLEEYEEKLLLFQKFQERSKLIARMKDILKGNPEIQKVMDSMIAELEKLD from the coding sequence ATGTTAGAAAAGACAACGAGAATGAATTATCTCTATGATTTTTATCAATCGTTGTTGACTCCTAAGCAGCGAAGCTATATGTCCCTTTATTACCTGGATGATTTTTCACTTGGAGAGATTGCAGAAGAGTATGATGTCAGTCGTCAAGCAGTATACGACAATATTAAACGTACCGAAGCAATGCTTGAAGAGTATGAAGAAAAGCTGTTATTATTTCAAAAATTTCAAGAGCGAAGTAAGTTGATTGCCCGCATGAAGGACATTCTTAAAGGAAATCCCGAGATTCAAAAGGTAATGGATTCAATGATTGCTGAGCTTGAGAAATTAGATTAG